A genomic stretch from Enterobacter oligotrophicus includes:
- a CDS encoding MarR family winged helix-turn-helix transcriptional regulator — MSEDDLFSRRPMGMRMAMVVRQWRAVIDDAILDTGLTQSSWTVMMQLQQLGDNVSVSELAEVQGIELPPLMRTLTHLEKQGYLLRTVSPYDKRIRLLTLTPEGNAVLKTLTRVIETFQARVSQNIAPEHIEIFSATLNQIACNLRTIREEDNKTEK; from the coding sequence ATGAGTGAAGACGATCTGTTTAGCCGCAGGCCGATGGGCATGCGGATGGCGATGGTCGTGCGCCAGTGGCGCGCGGTGATTGATGATGCCATTCTCGATACCGGGTTAACCCAGTCGAGCTGGACGGTGATGATGCAGCTTCAGCAACTGGGGGATAACGTCTCGGTGAGTGAACTGGCGGAGGTGCAGGGTATCGAACTGCCGCCGCTGATGCGCACACTGACACATCTGGAAAAGCAGGGCTACCTGCTGCGCACCGTGTCCCCTTATGACAAGCGCATCCGGCTGCTTACCCTGACGCCTGAAGGCAATGCCGTGTTGAAAACGCTCACCCGCGTGATTGAGACGTTTCAGGCTCGCGTATCGCAAAACATCGCGCCGGAACATATTGAGATTTTCAGCGCTACCCTGAATCAAATCGCCTGCAATTTGCGGACAATCCGCGAAGAAGATAATAAGACCGAAAAATAA
- a CDS encoding helix-turn-helix domain-containing protein, with amino-acid sequence MIIVLTSCRYFRQGFNVLIEEFLSETPAFKNVLYVDDLKKVSKEHLLKAKAIVVDYGQSDTNALNALMEIKNKYEHSYIIFITRDACFESTIENILINTIADFTVDCKSCVRKLSTCLAHFAEAEQQVTIIKNTRWYHLEKEKDLTKMESILLPYIVSGKKNKEISRYLNLTGKTVSHHRRNIYRKFSVTNLIGLYKKFDHNV; translated from the coding sequence ATGATTATTGTATTGACATCCTGTAGATATTTTAGACAGGGATTTAATGTCCTCATAGAGGAATTTCTTTCAGAAACTCCCGCATTTAAAAATGTCCTTTATGTTGATGACTTAAAAAAAGTAAGCAAAGAACATTTATTAAAAGCCAAAGCAATAGTAGTGGATTATGGTCAGTCTGATACTAACGCATTGAATGCGTTGATGGAAATCAAAAATAAATATGAGCATAGCTACATAATTTTTATTACCCGTGATGCCTGTTTTGAAAGCACGATTGAAAATATTCTCATCAACACGATTGCGGACTTCACCGTAGATTGTAAAAGTTGTGTGCGAAAATTGAGCACCTGTCTGGCACATTTTGCTGAGGCGGAACAGCAAGTTACTATCATTAAAAATACCCGGTGGTATCATCTCGAAAAAGAAAAAGATTTAACGAAGATGGAGAGTATTTTACTTCCCTATATCGTCTCTGGAAAAAAGAATAAAGAAATATCACGTTATCTTAACTTAACAGGGAAAACGGTCAGTCATCACCGCAGAAATATTTATCGTAAGTTTTCTGTTACAAATTTGATAGGACTGTATAAGAAATTTGATCACAACGTGTGA
- a CDS encoding autotransporter outer membrane beta-barrel domain-containing protein, whose amino-acid sequence MKNVFQLTQLATRISVIVGSSVIISAPAFANSCTVFSADGVCGLKEYQMTSPFSPVPTAWYFTSPTQETAINGTAKAQNIYFASGTSARNESDIQQLLVDGANLNGYYINASKAGTAHILLANKASVDWIEAGGALTHTQISVDNATLNGADADINYDQKDKNAAGNFSKNYARGNAIYLSPGDNGNTDIDITNGSSVHGRILAGGAGTHDITLQDSVIEAGSVLLYNASNDNTINVLNSKIDTTHALLPTENAIEINNTAHAGKTNTISLVDSELTGSLAITSAGGTNSLSVNNSTINGNIIANQAAQTAMEITRSVLNGSIDINGDTATLKLDDSTVSGDIRLDTSTADRSEIWLNNSDVQGHLYGNGQNSTLHLAGKSQFNGTQFSKFSDLNVAGNVAIAGGFTNDNVGQQLTVKGETLTAPIQLSSGKLAFDATKIIANTLSLKEGASLALTNHSQLQTQSDRLFKASASAALPGGYTDTGARITFKDSTLVLTDADYQLEYVQAVNNMLDLTQGNSLVMLGVIRDPQNAAGTASVIDAATTKAVLANTQVTSSKNKLTIGAENSVTDDRIAVSNGFGAAQLRFEGNDAPSIEIVGNQALTLTGAAGGALFDVVNAPDAEVNVAVTQGTFSIGSSAIDNITSQLTGSVNVAEKGTMNILAGDHTIISHGAGITSSGLVNIDPAATLHADINLQNNAQLVVNGSLQASQLTASKDAQIRVGKADAAGTLIANALDLQGARMFIDPAWSDGGTLADASRVASGGTEINGRITVGQNALLVLGDTSTTAAEAAFADSQLKWGPQGITAALAIQAPQTLTANQGGLRVDGALTGSTGMYDAEYNKAGFADHSLLMVDAQDTTGGKAALSAVDGTLTVADSAALYVANAKANQTYVVAKGFSDVQLNGDGWQKDNLLLNKLLIARTGENNGEVTVTTRARAAQDVLPGVVTAHALDTLINSGENSRTAQHAGQRFLSVAIDTPQASVDQVVKTVNSAAQIAFAGGVQSNTLAAGASAVNAIIDRNSVTSRGLQAPESDASVWVQTLYGNQRSRDLSAGSMRYGLDSDFYGLMLGADKEYETSLGNMRSGAAFHAGNGDSNSRGDFNSTHNDFSFWGISLYQNWRHNQLSVTGDVSLTESNNDLYQKQPGWMNAGSKLNASVDSRLFSAGLRGEYLIETHVVDLIPYAAVRYNQLVTQSFDTKNKGGENVFHTDKGTQNIWQFPVGVNINKTFALDSGWNLSSQAGVGVTAVTGDRDAKSTLHTVGIRSSDALSAEIIDDTTFNGQAGLKFQKGNMTFGVGYNINASSHDTDQIVSATYKLAF is encoded by the coding sequence ATGAAAAATGTATTTCAACTGACCCAACTTGCAACACGCATCAGCGTGATTGTAGGTAGCAGCGTTATCATTTCTGCACCCGCATTTGCCAACAGCTGTACGGTATTTTCTGCAGATGGCGTCTGTGGCTTAAAAGAATACCAGATGACTTCACCGTTCAGCCCGGTGCCTACGGCATGGTATTTCACCAGCCCCACCCAGGAAACCGCAATTAATGGCACAGCGAAAGCGCAAAATATCTACTTTGCCAGTGGAACCTCAGCGCGTAATGAATCTGATATACAGCAACTGCTGGTCGATGGTGCAAACCTTAACGGTTATTATATCAACGCCAGTAAGGCTGGCACTGCGCATATTCTGCTGGCAAACAAGGCTTCCGTCGACTGGATCGAAGCGGGGGGTGCCTTAACCCATACGCAAATTAGTGTCGACAACGCAACGCTAAACGGTGCAGATGCCGACATCAATTACGATCAGAAGGATAAAAACGCCGCGGGCAACTTCAGTAAAAATTATGCCAGGGGTAACGCTATCTATCTTTCTCCGGGCGATAACGGTAACACCGACATTGATATTACCAACGGCAGTTCTGTTCATGGTCGTATATTGGCCGGAGGGGCAGGAACACATGATATAACCCTTCAGGACAGCGTCATAGAGGCAGGTAGCGTGTTGTTGTACAACGCCAGCAATGACAACACGATCAATGTGCTTAACAGTAAGATCGATACTACTCATGCGCTTCTTCCCACGGAAAACGCCATTGAAATAAACAATACCGCGCATGCAGGCAAAACCAATACGATCTCTCTTGTCGACAGCGAACTCACCGGGTCGCTGGCAATAACCAGCGCAGGGGGAACCAATAGCCTCTCTGTAAATAACAGTACGATTAACGGCAATATTATTGCCAACCAGGCAGCGCAGACGGCGATGGAGATCACTCGTTCCGTACTCAACGGCAGCATCGATATCAACGGCGACACGGCCACCCTTAAACTGGACGACAGCACGGTTTCAGGAGATATTCGTCTGGATACCAGCACGGCAGACCGCTCTGAAATATGGCTGAATAACAGTGACGTGCAAGGTCATCTTTACGGCAACGGGCAGAACAGCACGCTTCATCTGGCGGGGAAATCGCAGTTTAACGGTACACAGTTCAGTAAATTCAGTGACCTGAACGTTGCTGGCAACGTGGCGATTGCTGGTGGCTTCACCAACGATAATGTCGGCCAACAGCTGACAGTCAAAGGTGAGACCCTTACCGCACCAATCCAGCTCAGCAGTGGCAAGCTGGCTTTTGATGCGACAAAAATTATCGCGAATACGTTGTCTCTGAAAGAGGGAGCATCGCTGGCGTTAACCAACCACAGCCAGTTGCAGACACAATCGGATCGGTTATTTAAAGCATCCGCATCTGCTGCATTGCCTGGCGGATATACCGACACCGGGGCGCGTATCACATTTAAAGACAGTACCCTGGTATTAACCGATGCTGACTACCAGCTTGAATACGTTCAGGCGGTCAATAACATGCTGGATCTCACCCAGGGCAACAGCCTGGTGATGCTGGGCGTGATCCGCGACCCGCAAAATGCAGCAGGTACGGCCAGCGTCATCGACGCGGCCACAACGAAGGCTGTACTGGCAAACACGCAGGTCACCTCCAGCAAAAATAAACTGACGATTGGCGCTGAAAACAGCGTTACGGACGATCGCATTGCCGTAAGCAATGGCTTTGGTGCGGCGCAATTACGCTTTGAGGGCAACGATGCACCGTCAATTGAAATCGTCGGTAATCAGGCGCTGACGCTGACCGGCGCTGCCGGTGGCGCGTTGTTCGATGTCGTGAATGCGCCCGATGCGGAAGTGAATGTCGCCGTCACCCAGGGCACTTTTTCTATCGGTTCATCTGCTATCGACAATATTACCAGCCAGCTTACCGGCAGCGTGAATGTTGCCGAAAAGGGCACGATGAATATTCTGGCAGGCGATCATACGATAATTTCCCATGGCGCAGGCATTACCAGCAGCGGCCTGGTTAATATCGATCCTGCTGCAACATTGCACGCGGATATAAATCTGCAAAACAATGCCCAGCTTGTCGTCAATGGTTCACTGCAGGCAAGCCAGCTTACTGCCAGCAAGGATGCACAGATTAGGGTTGGCAAAGCCGACGCCGCAGGCACGCTGATCGCGAATGCGCTGGATCTCCAGGGCGCAAGAATGTTTATCGACCCGGCATGGTCAGATGGCGGCACGCTGGCAGACGCATCAAGAGTCGCCAGCGGCGGCACGGAAATCAATGGTCGCATTACTGTAGGCCAAAACGCGTTGCTGGTGCTGGGCGATACCTCGACCACTGCGGCAGAAGCAGCGTTTGCCGACAGCCAGTTGAAGTGGGGTCCACAGGGTATCACCGCTGCGCTGGCAATCCAGGCACCACAGACGCTCACGGCAAACCAGGGCGGTTTGCGCGTTGACGGCGCGCTCACGGGCAGCACCGGGATGTATGATGCGGAATACAATAAAGCCGGGTTCGCGGACCATTCTCTGCTGATGGTTGACGCACAAGACACAACCGGTGGCAAAGCCGCGCTTTCCGCCGTTGACGGGACGTTAACCGTCGCGGATTCCGCAGCGCTTTACGTTGCGAATGCCAAAGCTAACCAGACCTACGTTGTCGCTAAGGGCTTTAGCGATGTGCAACTTAACGGTGATGGCTGGCAGAAAGACAACCTTTTGTTGAATAAATTACTGATTGCCCGCACCGGGGAAAATAACGGTGAGGTGACGGTGACGACTCGTGCCAGAGCGGCTCAGGACGTGCTGCCTGGCGTGGTCACTGCCCACGCCCTGGATACGCTGATCAATAGTGGAGAAAACTCCAGAACCGCTCAGCATGCGGGACAGCGCTTCCTTTCTGTCGCCATCGACACGCCGCAAGCAAGCGTGGATCAGGTGGTGAAAACCGTCAACAGCGCCGCACAAATAGCTTTCGCAGGCGGCGTACAAAGCAACACTCTGGCGGCAGGCGCGTCTGCGGTTAACGCCATTATCGACCGAAACTCAGTGACCAGCCGTGGTTTACAAGCTCCTGAGTCTGACGCCAGCGTATGGGTTCAGACCCTCTACGGTAACCAGCGCAGCCGCGATTTGAGTGCCGGATCGATGCGTTACGGCCTTGACAGTGATTTTTACGGGCTGATGCTGGGCGCGGATAAAGAGTACGAAACCTCGCTGGGCAACATGCGTAGCGGCGCTGCCTTCCATGCCGGGAATGGCGACAGCAACTCGCGCGGGGATTTCAACTCAACGCATAATGATTTCAGCTTCTGGGGGATTTCGCTTTACCAGAACTGGCGTCACAACCAGCTTAGCGTCACCGGTGATGTCAGCCTGACGGAGAGCAACAATGACCTCTATCAGAAACAGCCTGGCTGGATGAACGCAGGCAGTAAGCTGAACGCCAGTGTGGATTCCCGTCTGTTCAGCGCTGGATTGCGGGGCGAATATCTGATTGAGACTCACGTCGTCGATCTCATTCCCTATGCCGCAGTACGCTATAACCAGCTGGTTACACAGTCCTTTGACACTAAAAACAAAGGCGGTGAAAACGTTTTTCATACCGACAAAGGCACCCAGAATATCTGGCAGTTCCCGGTCGGGGTAAACATCAACAAAACGTTCGCGCTGGATTCCGGCTGGAATCTTAGCTCGCAGGCAGGCGTTGGGGTTACCGCCGTCACGGGCGATCGGGATGCGAAAAGCACTCTCCATACCGTTGGCATTCGCAGCAGCGACGCGCTTTCCGCTGAAATCATTGACGACACAACCTTTAACGGGCAGGCAGGCTTGAAGTTCCAGAAAGGAAACATGACTTTCGGGGTAGGTTACAATATTAACGCCTCCAGTCATGATACCGATCAGATTGTCAGCGCAACCTATAAGCTCGCTTTCTGA